A section of the Tenrec ecaudatus isolate mTenEca1 chromosome 10, mTenEca1.hap1, whole genome shotgun sequence genome encodes:
- the TMEM106A gene encoding transmembrane protein 106A isoform X1 translates to MGATSSQLGSWKGESRSLLSPNPAMSHKASTYSSTCSHEPFTHRAPCEEAAGGSSVTCPTCQGSGEIPRELEKQLVALIPYGDQRLKPRHTKLFVFLTVLTCLVTSTFVVFFLFPRSVAVQPVGLNSSTVAFDKADIHLNMTNVLNISNRNYYPITVTQLAIEVLHLSLVVGQASKRLLLPVGPLASEQVLYTVTSRLGDENTFKICTWLKIKVHHVLLHIQGTLTCSYLSHSEELVFQNYEYVDCRGNSSGAPVLAPLPP, encoded by the exons ATGGGTGCGACCTCCTCCCAACTGGGCTCTTGGAAGGGCGAGAGCCGGTCACTCCTGTCTCCCAACCCAGCCATGAGCCACAAAGCCAGCACCTACTCCAGCACCTGCAGCCACGAGCCCTTCACCCACCGTGCGCCCTGTGAAGAGGCTGCAGGCGGCAGCTCTGTGACTTGTCCCACTTGCCAGGGCAGTGGGGAGATCCCCCGAG AGCTGGAGAAGCAGCTGGTAGCCCTCATCCCCTACGGAGACCAGAGGCTGAAGCCCAGGCACAC GAAGCTCTTCGTGTTCCTGACCGTGCTCACCTGCCTGGTGACCTCCACCTTCGTCGTCTTTTTCCTGTTTCCCCGCTCGGTTGCTGTGCAGCCCGTGGGCCTCAACTCCTCCACAGTGGCCTTTGACAAGGCAGACATCCACCTCAACATGACA AATGTCCTGAACATCTCCAATCGCAACTACTATCCCATTACTGTGACCCAGCTGGCCATCGAGGTGCTGCACCTCTCCCTCGTGGTGGGCCAGGCTTCCAAGCGCCTCCTCCTGCCCGTTGGCCCTTTGGCCAGTGAACAG GTGTTGTACACGGTGACCAGCAGGCTAGGGGATGAAAACACCTT CAAAATCTGTACCTGGCTGAAAATCAAAGTTCATCACGTGCTTTTGCATATTCA GGGCACCTTGACCTGTTCCTACCTGAGCCACTCAGAGGAGCTGGTCTTCCAGAATTATGAGTATGTGGACTGCCGGGGAAACTCGTCGGGTGCCCCCGTGTTGGCCCCCCTCCCACCGTGA
- the TMEM106A gene encoding transmembrane protein 106A isoform X2 — MGATSSQLGSWKGESRSLLSPNPAMSHKASTYSSTCSHEPFTHRAPCEEAAGGSSVTCPTCQGSGEIPRELEKQLVALIPYGDQRLKPRHTKLFVFLTVLTCLVTSTFVVFFLFPRSVAVQPVGLNSSTVAFDKADIHLNMTNVLNISNRNYYPITVTQLAIEVLHLSLVVGQASKRLLLPVGPLASEQVLYTVTSRLGDENTLGTLTCSYLSHSEELVFQNYEYVDCRGNSSGAPVLAPLPP; from the exons ATGGGTGCGACCTCCTCCCAACTGGGCTCTTGGAAGGGCGAGAGCCGGTCACTCCTGTCTCCCAACCCAGCCATGAGCCACAAAGCCAGCACCTACTCCAGCACCTGCAGCCACGAGCCCTTCACCCACCGTGCGCCCTGTGAAGAGGCTGCAGGCGGCAGCTCTGTGACTTGTCCCACTTGCCAGGGCAGTGGGGAGATCCCCCGAG AGCTGGAGAAGCAGCTGGTAGCCCTCATCCCCTACGGAGACCAGAGGCTGAAGCCCAGGCACAC GAAGCTCTTCGTGTTCCTGACCGTGCTCACCTGCCTGGTGACCTCCACCTTCGTCGTCTTTTTCCTGTTTCCCCGCTCGGTTGCTGTGCAGCCCGTGGGCCTCAACTCCTCCACAGTGGCCTTTGACAAGGCAGACATCCACCTCAACATGACA AATGTCCTGAACATCTCCAATCGCAACTACTATCCCATTACTGTGACCCAGCTGGCCATCGAGGTGCTGCACCTCTCCCTCGTGGTGGGCCAGGCTTCCAAGCGCCTCCTCCTGCCCGTTGGCCCTTTGGCCAGTGAACAG GTGTTGTACACGGTGACCAGCAGGCTAGGGGATGAAAACACCTT GGGCACCTTGACCTGTTCCTACCTGAGCCACTCAGAGGAGCTGGTCTTCCAGAATTATGAGTATGTGGACTGCCGGGGAAACTCGTCGGGTGCCCCCGTGTTGGCCCCCCTCCCACCGTGA